One Danio aesculapii chromosome 11, fDanAes4.1, whole genome shotgun sequence genomic region harbors:
- the mmp19 gene encoding matrix metalloproteinase-19 codes for MAQWMQYTLFLTAFLRVWSAPQTSRRREFTEAQTYLRRFGYLDTPLNPEAQRDSSEWDMKVAVSLFQRVSGLPVTGNLDTATVFKMREPRCGVEDPFNQKSFKYRRFGGYWRKKNLTYRIYNYTPDMGKSATQTAIRTAFKYWSDVTPLSFTEIHFGTADIRISFHKRDGCPSPFDGPGHVLAHAEAPPSGIVHFDEDEFWTEGKYYGSNLRIVAAHEIGHALGLGHSQYSSALMAAHYTGYQVNFRLHSDDIRGIQAIYGKRVSSTTTADDVYDVTYPTMMAPFPRGDVLDPCNAKLDAIMLGPWRKTYAFSGDYVWTVTDTGHNSPVKINLLWKGLPGNLNAAVYSPRTNKTYFFKGEKVWRYTNYRLDYRYPKPLKRIPANIDAALYHEKNKKIFFFKGSGYWQWDEMVYNDLSVYPKPISRLFTGIPSNPDAAFTWTNGKMYFFKGDKYWRVSEQFTVDSGYPLSKRVRWMRCN; via the exons ATGGCTCAATGGATGCAATATACATTATTTCTGACTGCTTTTCTGCGAGTCTGGTCAGCTCCACAGACGAGCAGAAGACGAGAGTTCACCGAGGCTCAg ACATACCTGAGGCGGTTTGGATATCTAGATACTCCACTGAACCCAGAAGCTCAGAGAGACTCCAGTGAGTGGGATATGAAAGTGGCTGTCAG TCTCTTTCAGAGGGTTTCAGGTCTGCCCGTCACTGGAAATTTGGACACAGCGACTGTTTTTAAAATGAGGGAGCCACGCTGTGGTGTTGAAGACCCGTTCAACCAGAAGTCTTTCAAATACAGGCGGTTTGGTG GATACTGGAGAAAGAAAAACTTAACATATCGAATTTACAACTATACACCAGATATGGGTAAATCTGCAACGCAGACGGCGATACGCACAGCCTTTAAGTACTGGAGTGACGTGACCCCGCTCAGCTTTACAGAGATTCACTTCGGCACTGCTGATATCAGGATCTCCTTTCACAAGAGAGATGGCTGCCCGTCGCCGTTCGATGGGCCCG GTCATGTTCTCGCTCACGCCGAAGCTCCTCCTTCAGGAATAGTTCACTTTGATGAAGACGAGTTCTGGACTGAAGGGAAGTATTATGGCTCTAATCTGCGTATCGTTGCGGCTCATGAGATCGGTCACGCTCTGGGTTTGGGTCACTCTCAGTACAGCAGCGCACTGATGGCAGCGCACTACACCGGCTACCAGGTCAACTTCAGACTGCACAGCGACGACATCAGAGGAATCCAAGCAATTTATG GTAAAAGGGTCTCCAGTACGACTACTGCTGATGATGTCTATGATGTGACATATCCCACAATGATGGCCCCGTTCCCTAGAGGTGATGTTCTGGATCCATGCAACGCCAAACTTGATGCTATAATGCTGG GTCCCTGGCGTAAAACGTATGCGTTCAGTGGGGATTATGTGTGGACGGTTACAGACACAGGTCATAACTCTCCAgtgaaaataaatctgctctGGAAGGGGCTGCCGGGAAACCTGAATGCAGCGGTTTACTCCCCCAGAACCAACAAGACGTACTTCTTTAAAg GTGAAAAGGTCTGGAGGTACACAAATTACCGTCTTGATTATCGATATCCCAAACCACTGAAAAGAATCCCGGCCAACATCGACGCTGCTTTGTACCATGAGAAGAACAagaaaattttcttttttaag GGCTCAGGCTATTGGCAATGGGACGAAATGGTTTACAATGACCTCAGCGTTTACCCCAAGCCCATTTCACGCCTGTTCACTGGCATCCCGTCCAATCCCGATGCAGCGTTCACGTGGACCAATGGGAAAATGTATTTCTTCAAAGGTGACAAGTACTGGCGCGTCAGTGAGCAGTTCACTGTTGATTCTGGATATCCGCTCAGTAAACGTGTCCGCTGGATGAGGTGCAACTAA